The Pecten maximus chromosome 14, xPecMax1.1, whole genome shotgun sequence genome includes a region encoding these proteins:
- the LOC117341753 gene encoding mucin-2-like, with product MRKVTMSMDRATKRHAKSDNVFGQSDKAPCEKRQCLCTERPRAMRKVTMSMDRATKRHAKSDNVFGQSDKAPCEKPTQAHHHQLITSPPPLTTNYHLNTPPHTITSSNTSHSRPTPHHQLSPHHHPNHPLIPSTLTQHHTSSPAQHYTPSPITITSTTTSPHLTIHSIPPSPTPPPHTHPHTHPHTTTDTHLNTPPTPSLITSTLHPHHQLSPHHSTHTTNYHLNTPPTPPIITSTLHPSPSLITSTLHPHRQLSSQHSTDTTNYHLNTQPTPSLITSTLHPHHQLSPQQPTHPHIPINLITSTTPPTIIITSTLHSTHHHHLIHPQHRITTSTLHPPHHHSHLNTSTPTHTPPHPPPTLTHSAPLTPPSIRITPPPLITSTLITSTLHPTITHHLNTPPSPSLITSTLHPHHQLSPQHSTLTTNYHLNILYSMAQQEQTLLYWSRCGIQNESGHLNRSYK from the exons ATGCGAAAAGTGACAATGTCTATGGATAGAGCGACAAAGCGCCATGCGAAAAGTGACAATGTCTTTGGACAGAGCGACAAAGCGCCATGCGAAAAGCGACAATGTCTTTGCACAGAGCGACCGCGAGCCATGCGAAAAGTGACAATGTCAATGGATAGAGCGACAAAGCGCCATGCGAAAAGTGACAATGTCTTTGGACAGAGCGACAAAGCGCCATGCGAAAA GCCCACTCAAGCCCACCACCATCAGCTCATCACCTCACCTCCACCCCTCACCACCAAttatcacctcaacactccacCCCACACCATCACGTCATCAAACACCTCACACTCCAGACCAACACCTCACCACCAATTATCACCTCACCACCACCCTAACCACCCACTCATCCCCTCAACACTCACCCAACACCACACCTCATCACCAGCTCAACACTACACCCCCTCACCCATCACCATCACCTCAACGACCACCTCACCTCACCTCACCATCCACTCCATCCCACCGTCACCAACCCCCCCTCCACATACTCACCCTCACACCCACCCACACACCACCACCGATACTCACCTCAACACTCCACCCACACCATCactcatcacctcaacactccacCCTCACCACCAATTATCACCTCACCACTCCACCCACACCACCAAttatcacctcaacactccacCCACACCACCAAttatcacctcaacactccacCCCTCACCATCactcatcacctcaacactccacCCTCACCGCCAATTATCATCTCAACACTCCACCGACACCACCAATTATCACCTCAACACTCAACCCACACCATCactcatcacctcaacactccacCCTCACCACCAATTATCACCTCAACAACCCACCCACCCGCACATCCCCATCAACCTCATCACCTCAACAACTCCCcccaccatcatcatcacctcaacactccacTCAACCCACCACCATCACCTCATCCACCCTCAACACCGCATCACCACCTCAACACTCCACCCCCCACACCATCACTCTCACCTCAACACCTCCACACCCACACACACTCCACCACACCCCCCTCCCACCCTCACCCACTCCGCTCCACTCACTCCACCCTCCATCCGCATCACGCCCCCACCactcatcacctcaacactcatcacctcaacactccacCCCACCATCactcatcacctcaacactccacCCTCACCATCactcatcacctcaacactccacCCTCACCATCAAttatcacctcaacactccacCCTCACCACCAATTATCACCTCAACATACTCTATAGTATGGCACAGCAGGAACAAACATTGCTATACTGGTCAAGGTGTGGTATTCAAAATGAATCGGGCCATTTAAATCGATCATACAAGTGA
- the LOC117342990 gene encoding ecdysteroid-regulated 16 kDa protein-like — MSDPGRSSEHLRSSPGSTMTYTAVVLSTLLVTVLANSITFKDCGSTGATIQSVNVEGCTAQPCHLIRGKNATLLINYTSTEDVSHPTNAIYGIIDGVQVKFPTEADCCAGKNLNCPIKTGSSSQYTNSIFVANSYPKLTLVVKMSVLDDNKKDFMCVVFPAVIADS, encoded by the exons ATGAGTGACCCAGGCAGGAGTTCCGAACATCTCCGATCATCACCAGGCAGCACCATGACGTACACAGCAGTGGTTCTCTCGACTCTCCTAGTCACAGTTCTAGCTAACTCTATAACATTCAAAGACTGCG GTTCAACTGGCGCCACGATCCAGTCCGTAAACGTAGAAGGGTGTACAGCACAGCCATGTCATCTAATCCGCGGAAAAAACGCCACTTTATTAATCAACTATACATCAA CTGAAGACGTATCTCACCCAACCAACGCCATATACGGTATTATTGATGGGGTCCAAGTAAAATTCCCAACGGAAGCGGATTGTTGTGCCGGTAAAAATCTCAACTGTCCTATCAAGACCGGAAGTTCGTCACAGTACACGAACTCCATTTTCGTCGCAAATTCCTACCCAAAG TTGACGCTTGTTGTGAAGATGTCAGTCCTCGACGATAATAAGAAAGACTTTATGTGCGTGGTGTTCCCTGCTGTCATCGCCGATAGTTAA